In a single window of the Salmo trutta chromosome 23, fSalTru1.1, whole genome shotgun sequence genome:
- the LOC115159814 gene encoding adhesive plaque matrix protein-like, whose amino-acid sequence MTGSLQWRRKHPRSPYSTHRPRSPYSTHRPRSPYRPRSPYSTRSPYRPRRPYSTHRPRSPYSTHRPRSPYRPRSPYSTHRPRSPYSTHRPCSPYSTHRPRSPYSTHRPRSPYSTHRPRSPYSTHRPRSPYSTHRPRSPYSTHRPRSPYRPRSPYSTHRPRSPYSTHRPRSPYSTHRPRSPYSTHRPRSPYSTHRPRSPYSTHRPRSPYSTHRPRSPYSTHRPRSPYSTHRPRSPYRPRSPYSTHRPRSPYSTHRPRSPYSTHRPRSPYSTHRPRSPYSTHRPRSPYSTHRPRSPYSTHRPRSPCSPPPTMPHCKICRIERC is encoded by the exons atgactggaagtctacag TGGCGTAGGAAGCACCCCCGCAGCCCCTACAGCACCCACAGGCCCCGCAGCCCCTACAGCACCCACAGGCCCCGCAGCCCCTACAGGCCCCGCAGCCCCTACAGCACCCGCAGCCCCTACAGGCCCCGCAGACCCTACAGCACCCACAGGCCCCGCAGCCCCTACAGCACCCACAGGCCCCGCAGCCCCTACAGGCCCCGCAGCCCCTACAGCACCCACAGGCCCCGCAGCCCCTACAGCACCCacaggccctgcagcccctaCAGCACCCACAGGCCCCGCAGCCCCTACAGCACCCACAGGCCCCGCAGCCCCTACAGCACCCACAGGCCCCGCAGCCCCTACAGCACCCACAGGCCCCGCAGCCCCTACAGCACCCACAGGCCCCGCAGCCCCTACAGCACCCACAGGCCCCGCAGCCCCTACAGGCCCCGCAGCCCCTACAGCACCCACAGGCCCCGCAGCCCCTACAGCACCCACAGGCCCCGCAGCCCCTATAGCACCCACAGGCCCCGCAGCCCCTACAGCACCCACAGGCCCCGCAGCCCCTACAGCACCCACAGGCCCCGCAGCCCCTACAGCACCCACAGGCCCCGCAGCCCCTACAGCACCCACAGGCCCCGCAGCCCCTACAGCACCCACAGGCCCCGCAGCCCCTACAGCACCCACAGGCCCCGCAGCCCCTACAGGCCCCGCAGCCCCTACAGCACCCACAGGCCCCGCAGCCCCTACAGTACCCACAGGCCCCGCAGCCCCTACAGCACCCACAGGCCCCGCAGCCCCTATAGCACCCACAGGCCCCGCAGCCCCTACAGCACCCACAGGCCCCGCAGCCCCTACAGCACCCACAGGCCCCGCAGCCCCTACAGCACCCACAGGCCCCGCAGCCCATGCAGCCCCCCCCCCACGATGCCTCATTGCAAAATTTGTCGAATTGAAAGATGTTAG